CTGCCCGGCACGCTCCAGCATCTTACGGGCCTGGTCGTTCTTACCATTGACTATCGCCACAGCAACAGTTCCCTTCGAATACTCCAGCTTTTCAGCCAGTAGATTCATCCAGTTCACCAGTTTGTTCAGTGTTTTATCGTCGGCAAACACCAGAAACTGATGGCGCTGCTCGTCGTCGAGAAACGCCGGCAATTGCGCATAGAGTGGGTATAGCAAGTCATGGAGATAGATGTAGGTCTGCCGGCGCCCTTGCTCATGGCTGCGGGTGGTCGCAGTCAATACCCGCTGTGCCCATTCCGGCGTAAGTTCGGGCAGGGTCATTTCGGTGATATCGATGGAGATGAGTGGGAAGCCGAGCGACTTTCCGATCAACGCCTTGCGACCGTCAAAGGCATGGCCAAGTTCGATTTCAACACCGCCAAGCACCATCGGCTCAGCCTGGACCGGCGGCCCAAGCACAGCCACGTCGAGCCGGAACTTGCTGCCAAAAGGCGTCTCTAGGGGATGTTCATTTGCCACTCGGTCGGCGCCAAGCAGCAAGTTCCCCTCCAGCGGATAATCCGATGAGTCCACATCCTTGAACGACCAGGGCATTGCAAGCCCAGCACGCAAGCGCCTTGAGAGTTCGTCCGCGACAAGTACTTTCGCCCGCCGGTGTTCGGGGCTTTCTTGCACAACACGCCACCGGCTGGCTTCTTCATCATCGAAGTGCGCTTTAGGGTTAAAGGTGTGTTGGGCAGGGAGTACCCGAAAATGGGATCGCCGACGCAATTTTCCATTTTCAAAAGAGGGGCTGACCCACGTCACCATCTGTCGCGATCCGTCGGGAGAGACTAATGGCCAAAGCTTGCGCGCATGTTCACGGCTGCGTACACCACGTGCCAGGATTGTGGTTTGGAAAACTCCTTTCCGGGAGAAAACTACAATCGCCTCGTCCATTTTCTCTTCCCCGGTTACGCCGATACGGCAGCTAGTCTCGTGGCACTATCCAACTTACGATGAACCAGCGATACCAGCGTCAGGATGTCCAAGGCGTCCTGTTCGGACATAGGCCAATTCGTTTTCGCGGCATGGGCAAGCGGATTGCGTACCGCCCCAAACAGACCGATCAGCAGGTTTACAAAGCCTCTCTGCTCGCTTTTTTCAGACTCCGTACTCAGTGTCTTCAAGACAAGTACAGGTTGCTGACCGCCAAATGCCTTATTCACAAGGTCAGCACCATCGCCACTCAGACCCGAGAGCTGGCGAATCCGCTCGGCAACGCCCTTGGTCGCTTCAAATACCGCGTGAAAATAGTTCTCGTCCATGAGTTCTGCGCGACAGTAGTTCAGGACTTCTACATGCACAGCGCGACTTTCCAGCGCCGCCTTGAGTCGCCCGGCTCGTGCACGGGCTTCGTCCAGCGTATTGGCCTTATCGGCATATCCGACTTTGCCATCTTCACGCACATAGAAACCCGAGAAAGCCAAAACAACATTGAGTTCATCGCGGCGCCAGGCAAATGTCCCAGGATTGCTTGCGTAGCTCACGGGATTCATCGCGCGATTGATGAACATGATGAGATGGTTACCAACCTGATGCTGGTTCTGAGCGCCAGCCAACGCATTGAACAGCCGTTTCCATTTGGTCATGTCCGGGGATGAGTCGGCTACCTGGATCTCTTGTAACAACCGCCCGATCTGCGTGCCAGTCAGACCTTGTGCGGTGTCGGCAAGAACGCGGCAGGCAGCTTCCAGGTGCTGGGAGCTGAACGGGGCAATTTATGACGCCACTATCTGTATCTCCGTCTTACACTCATCAGATAATGGCCTGCAAGCCCTTGTCAGCGATGACGTTGAGCAGCTTGAGCGCCGGGCCGGCTGGGTGCGTTTCACCCTGTTCCCACTTGCGTACCGTCGAGGCGGTGGTGTGCAGATGATGGGCGAACACTGGCTGACTGAAGTGCAGCGCTTCACGCAGACGCTTGATGTCGTCGGCGCTGAACTCGCGCACCGGCGGCGGGCAGATCGCGTCGAATTCACGCATCGTCACTTTGCTGATCGCGCCGGCGTCGTGCAATGCGGCCAGATCACCGCGCAGGGATTCAATGATTTTGCTCGTCACAACACACCTCCAGTAGAACACCAGCCTGCAATGCCTTCACCAACTCCTTGGCCGATAGCTCTAGAAATACCTTGCCGGCATATTGCAGCGCTTTTTTCTCGTCCCGCGTGATGTTCGCCTTGTCGCTTTTCGGGAACCCATGCAGGAATACATAACGGTGGCCAACACGGGCTGATAACAAGGTGCGGTAGCCACCGCTCTTACCCGCACCAGGGCGGGCGACCCGCTTCTTGTAAAGGTGGCCACCCAAATCGGCATCAATCAGCCCACTCTCCATTTCCTGGACCGCCTTGCACAAGACTGTATCGGACAGTTTCTCGGCAGTTTGCCACCGCGCAAAGTCCTTTCGCTTCAAGACGTTCATACCCGTCCACCATCAAAACTATACCCGTAACGGGCATGATTGTCTAGCCCTTGCAAGTGGCAAGTCGCCACCCATCCCCAGAGGTCGTCCATGTCCAATAGTCGCAACGTTGTTGCGACTATTGGGTCGGCAAACCCGAACGCCGGGATACTCAGCCTGTTCATACGGAAGCCCCCTTGGCGTGTGGAGCCCCTGTAATCGTCTTGCGCCGGTTTGCCACCAGTTCGGCTGCCTCACGCACCGGATCATCCTCGGTGTGGATATAGCGCATGAACATGGTCACCGTCTTATGCGCGGTCAGCACCATGCCGACCTTGACCGGGATACCCGAGTTAGCGATGTCGGTAGCCGAGCGGTGGCGGATGCCGTGGGTGCCAACGTGAGGTACGCCAGCCGCTTTGAGCGTCCGGGTCCAACCGCCGTAGTACTCCCCATAGGTCAAGTGGGTAAGCGGGTTGCGCGGCGACGGCAGGACATAACGTGCACCGGGCTGCCGAGGCGCAGTGGAAAGCAGCCGATAGGCTTCCTCGCTCATGGGTTTGGACATACCACCGGTCTTGCTGTCGGGCCAGACCACCCGGCGGTTCTCCAGGTCAATCCATTCCCATTCGAGTAGCACGATTTCGGAACGCCGGGCAGCAAACTCGAATTGCAGACGGATCGCCAACGGGACGACATAGGGCACCAAGCCCTCGGCCTCGACTTGGTCAAGGTGCTTGAATAGCTTGGCCATTTCTTCGTCTGTAATGAGGCGAGTGGTCTTTCCCCCGGTATACAGCGGAACGTGTCGGCACGGGTTCGAGCCATCAGGTCGATAGCCCCAAATCTCAGCCAGGTTGAACATCTTACGTAGGACAGATAGCGCCTTGTTTGCCTCACCCGGCTTGTAATCCAGTTTTTTCATCATCGCCGCCACGTCAGCGCGCTTCACATCCTGTACCTTCATACGACCCAGGATTGGAATGATGTTGCGGTCAATATTGCCTTGGTAGCCTCTCTGAGTGCTGGGTTTGTTGCGGTGCTTGGAGTAGTCCTCCATGAACTTCACACACAGTTCCTTGACCGTCGGCGCTTTGCGCGCTTCGGCCTTGGCAGCTCCGGGATCGCCACCCCGGCGTACCTCAGCCAACCAACTCTGTGCCAATGAGCGGGCTTGCTCAACGGTCAATTCTCCGTACAAACCCAATGCAGGCTTGCGCCGCTCGCCGGCGTTGGTCCGATACTGGAGCATGAAGACTTTGCGACCGGCCGGTGTAATCTTGCACAGGAAGCCGGGAACGAGGGTGTCACGCAGCTCGACGGGCTGCGCTTGGGGTTGTGCCGCATCGATTGCGGACTTGGTGAGCTTGATCTTGGCCATAGCTGACTCCTTGGAAAGACCCGTTTCCAGGAGCCTGTTAGGAGCCAAGCGGATGGAAGCCGGGTCAAATTTCGGAAAGCACCGGCATATGATGAATTAGCCTAAGTTTTTGATAAACTTGCTGTAGAGAGCTTAGGCGTAGTCCAGCGAAGTACGGTGCTGGAGTCATGCTGAAATAAAAAAGCCCCGTGCGGTGAGCACGGGGCGTTGCGATGGATGCCTGGCGATCGGGCCGGCCATAAAAAAGCCC
This DNA window, taken from Halomonas sp. TA22, encodes the following:
- a CDS encoding TIGR02391 family protein, translated to MTKWKRLFNALAGAQNQHQVGNHLIMFINRAMNPVSYASNPGTFAWRRDELNVVLAFSGFYVREDGKVGYADKANTLDEARARAGRLKAALESRAVHVEVLNYCRAELMDENYFHAVFEATKGVAERIRQLSGLSGDGADLVNKAFGGQQPVLVLKTLSTESEKSEQRGFVNLLIGLFGAVRNPLAHAAKTNWPMSEQDALDILTLVSLVHRKLDSATRLAAVSA
- a CDS encoding DNA-binding transcriptional regulator, with the translated sequence MTSKIIESLRGDLAALHDAGAISKVTMREFDAICPPPVREFSADDIKRLREALHFSQPVFAHHLHTTASTVRKWEQGETHPAGPALKLLNVIADKGLQAII
- a CDS encoding type II toxin-antitoxin system RelE/ParE family toxin — translated: MNVLKRKDFARWQTAEKLSDTVLCKAVQEMESGLIDADLGGHLYKKRVARPGAGKSGGYRTLLSARVGHRYVFLHGFPKSDKANITRDEKKALQYAGKVFLELSAKELVKALQAGVLLEVCCDEQNH
- a CDS encoding site-specific integrase, producing the protein MAKIKLTKSAIDAAQPQAQPVELRDTLVPGFLCKITPAGRKVFMLQYRTNAGERRKPALGLYGELTVEQARSLAQSWLAEVRRGGDPGAAKAEARKAPTVKELCVKFMEDYSKHRNKPSTQRGYQGNIDRNIIPILGRMKVQDVKRADVAAMMKKLDYKPGEANKALSVLRKMFNLAEIWGYRPDGSNPCRHVPLYTGGKTTRLITDEEMAKLFKHLDQVEAEGLVPYVVPLAIRLQFEFAARRSEIVLLEWEWIDLENRRVVWPDSKTGGMSKPMSEEAYRLLSTAPRQPGARYVLPSPRNPLTHLTYGEYYGGWTRTLKAAGVPHVGTHGIRHRSATDIANSGIPVKVGMVLTAHKTVTMFMRYIHTEDDPVREAAELVANRRKTITGAPHAKGASV